A window of the Streptomyces formicae genome harbors these coding sequences:
- a CDS encoding AfsR/SARP family transcriptional regulator, with translation MDRENGPSAQTHIPEQRAPVRRHDDGAADSDGGAGSGGGAGSDGSSGTRSGGGLRFSVLGPVRAWHDGEALPSGSPQQRALLAALLLREGRTATAAELIDAIWGEEPPSQALAAVRTYASRLRKVLGPGVLVSESGGYAIRTPSDALDLQVAQELVAEAEKAKAGGDRCQARVLINKSLGLWDGEALASVPGPYAESQRARLEEWRLQLLESRLEMDLDVGCHAEAVSELTALTAAHPLRERLRELLMLALYRSGRQAEALAVYADTRRLLADELGVDPRPELSRLQQRILQADAELARPVEESAAPSAPQVTRPAQLPATVPDFTGRVAFVRELSARLATAEGSVMAVSALAGIGGVGKTTLAVHVAHAARPHFPDGQLYVDLQGAGPRAAEPETVLGAFLRALGTADSAIPDSLDERAALFRSLLDGRRVLVLLDNARDAAQVRPLLPGTAGCAALVTSRVRMVDLAGAHLVDLDVMSPEEALQLFTRIVGIERVSAEREAALDVVAACGFLPLAIRIAASRLAARRTWTVSVLAAKLADERRRLDELQAGDLAVKATFELGYGQLEPAQARAFRLLGLADGPDLSLAAAAAVLDLPLQATEDLLEALVDTSLVESAAPGRYRYHDLVRLYARACVGDPHAEGQGRDEQPPQGAEGPAEREAALSRLVDFYLATAARVFAIGRPGDRLVDHLEPTGAAGLEFTARNEAQDWLYAEANCLLACARQALAGPRLRRAVDLLWAAQDLAESGANSKVYESVAFAALEAARSAGDPRIEGRARTSVTNVHLVAGRYDAADEEAKQAARLAHAAADPAPVYWSDNDRGIIALVQGRYEEAEELLERAMEGSRADGNLPGEASALCNLSRIHVALGHTEQGIALAEQGIAIYDRIGHTLRLANARYALGVALTQSGRHADALEQYHEALRSFGRNRQRLWEGTTHFRIAEAHLGARRPAQAALHAEQALASGGIGGDRMRGNTLTVLGRALEALRQEDRARACWREALVIYQQLGAAEADDVLRLLTPVAAA, from the coding sequence ATGGACCGTGAGAACGGGCCCTCCGCACAGACACACATCCCGGAGCAGCGAGCTCCGGTACGACGGCACGACGACGGAGCAGCCGACAGTGACGGCGGTGCCGGCAGCGGCGGCGGTGCCGGCAGTGACGGCAGCAGCGGCACCCGCAGCGGCGGCGGCCTGCGCTTCAGCGTGCTCGGCCCGGTCCGCGCCTGGCACGACGGCGAAGCCCTGCCCTCCGGGTCCCCGCAGCAGCGCGCCCTGCTGGCCGCGCTCCTGCTGCGCGAGGGGCGCACCGCCACGGCGGCCGAGCTGATCGACGCGATCTGGGGCGAGGAGCCGCCCTCGCAGGCGCTGGCGGCGGTACGGACGTACGCGTCCAGGCTGCGCAAAGTGCTCGGCCCCGGCGTACTGGTCAGCGAGTCCGGCGGCTATGCCATCCGCACGCCCTCCGACGCCCTCGACCTCCAGGTCGCGCAGGAGCTCGTCGCCGAGGCGGAGAAGGCGAAGGCGGGCGGCGACCGCTGCCAGGCCCGTGTGCTGATCAACAAGTCGCTGGGGCTGTGGGACGGCGAGGCGCTCGCCTCCGTGCCCGGGCCGTACGCCGAGTCGCAGCGGGCCCGCCTGGAGGAGTGGCGGCTCCAGCTCCTGGAGAGCCGGCTGGAGATGGACCTCGACGTCGGCTGCCACGCCGAGGCGGTCTCCGAACTCACCGCGCTGACCGCCGCGCATCCGCTGCGCGAGCGGTTGCGGGAGCTGCTGATGCTCGCGCTGTACCGCAGCGGGCGCCAGGCCGAGGCGCTCGCCGTCTACGCGGACACGCGCCGGCTGCTCGCCGACGAACTCGGCGTCGACCCGCGCCCCGAACTCTCCCGCCTCCAGCAGCGCATCCTCCAGGCCGACGCGGAACTGGCCCGTCCGGTCGAGGAGTCCGCCGCGCCGAGCGCCCCGCAGGTCACGCGCCCCGCCCAGCTCCCGGCGACCGTCCCCGACTTCACCGGGCGCGTCGCCTTCGTACGGGAGCTGAGCGCACGGCTCGCGACCGCCGAGGGTTCGGTGATGGCCGTCTCCGCGCTGGCGGGCATAGGCGGCGTCGGCAAGACGACGCTCGCCGTCCACGTCGCCCACGCGGCCCGGCCGCACTTCCCCGACGGCCAGCTGTACGTCGACCTCCAGGGCGCGGGCCCGCGAGCGGCCGAACCGGAGACGGTGCTCGGCGCGTTCCTGCGGGCGCTCGGCACGGCGGACTCGGCGATCCCCGACTCGCTGGACGAGCGCGCGGCGCTCTTCCGCTCCCTGCTCGACGGCCGCCGCGTCCTCGTCCTGCTGGACAACGCCCGGGACGCGGCCCAGGTCCGCCCGCTGCTGCCGGGCACGGCGGGCTGCGCGGCACTGGTGACGTCCCGGGTGCGGATGGTCGACCTGGCGGGCGCGCATCTGGTGGACCTGGACGTGATGTCCCCGGAGGAGGCGCTCCAGCTCTTCACCCGCATCGTCGGCATCGAGCGCGTCTCGGCCGAGCGCGAGGCCGCGCTCGACGTCGTCGCCGCCTGCGGATTCCTGCCGCTCGCCATCCGCATCGCGGCGTCCCGGCTGGCCGCCCGCCGCACCTGGACGGTCTCGGTCCTGGCCGCGAAGCTCGCCGACGAGCGCCGTCGCCTGGACGAGCTCCAGGCCGGCGACCTCGCCGTCAAGGCCACCTTCGAGCTGGGCTACGGCCAGTTGGAGCCCGCCCAGGCCCGGGCCTTCCGCCTCCTCGGCCTCGCCGACGGCCCCGACCTCTCCCTGGCCGCGGCCGCCGCCGTCCTCGACCTGCCGCTCCAGGCCACCGAGGACCTCCTGGAGGCCCTCGTCGACACCTCCCTGGTCGAGTCGGCGGCTCCGGGCCGCTACCGGTACCACGACCTCGTACGGCTCTACGCGCGTGCATGCGTCGGGGACCCCCATGCCGAAGGCCAGGGGAGGGACGAGCAGCCGCCCCAAGGGGCCGAAGGCCCCGCGGAGCGCGAGGCGGCGCTGTCGCGACTGGTGGACTTCTATCTGGCGACGGCGGCGCGGGTGTTCGCCATAGGCCGCCCGGGCGACCGGCTGGTGGACCACCTGGAGCCGACGGGGGCTGCGGGTCTGGAGTTCACCGCCCGGAACGAAGCCCAGGACTGGCTCTACGCGGAGGCGAACTGCCTCCTGGCCTGCGCGCGGCAGGCTTTGGCGGGGCCGCGGCTGCGGCGCGCCGTGGACCTGCTGTGGGCGGCGCAGGACCTCGCGGAGTCCGGCGCGAACTCGAAGGTGTACGAGTCGGTCGCCTTCGCGGCGCTCGAAGCGGCGCGCTCCGCCGGCGACCCGCGCATCGAAGGACGCGCACGGACCTCGGTGACCAACGTCCACTTGGTGGCGGGCCGTTACGACGCGGCGGACGAGGAGGCCAAGCAGGCCGCCCGGCTCGCGCATGCCGCAGCGGATCCGGCGCCCGTGTACTGGTCCGACAACGACCGGGGCATCATCGCCCTGGTCCAGGGGCGCTACGAGGAGGCCGAAGAGCTCCTGGAGCGGGCGATGGAGGGCTCACGGGCCGACGGCAACCTCCCCGGCGAGGCCAGCGCCCTGTGCAACCTCTCCCGCATCCACGTCGCCCTTGGGCACACCGAGCAGGGCATCGCTCTCGCCGAGCAGGGCATCGCGATCTACGACCGGATCGGGCACACCCTCCGGCTGGCCAACGCCCGCTACGCCCTCGGCGTCGCCCTCACCCAGTCGGGCCGTCATGCCGACGCGCTGGAGCAGTACCACGAGGCTCTGCGCAGCTTCGGCAGGAACCGTCAGCGCCTCTGGGAAGGGACCACTCACTTCCGTATCGCGGAGGCCCACCTGGGGGCGCGCCGGCCTGCACAGGCAGCGCTCCATGCCGAGCAGGCGCTGGCGAGCGGCGGCATCGGCGGCGACCGCATGCGCGGCAACACCCTCACCGTTCTCGGCAGGGCCCTCGAAGCGCTCCGCCAGGAGGATCGCGCCCGCGCCTGCTGGCGCGAGGCCCTGGTCATCTACCAGCAGTTGGGCGCCGCCGAGGCCGACGACGTGCTGCGGCTGCTGACGCCGGTCGCAGCCGCATGA
- a CDS encoding type II toxin-antitoxin system Phd/YefM family antitoxin, translating into MTSEEGETRITVRDLQRNAAAVLKRLEQGERITVTRHGRTVARIIPPDPVEEALNQAFTEGILDPAALTRARTATQTSRIPREPASPEGDVGSRALQELRDAEGDR; encoded by the coding sequence ATGACCAGCGAAGAGGGTGAAACCCGGATCACCGTGCGTGATCTGCAGCGCAACGCGGCCGCTGTCCTCAAGCGCCTCGAGCAAGGCGAACGCATCACCGTGACCCGGCACGGCCGGACGGTCGCGCGGATAATCCCCCCGGACCCGGTCGAAGAGGCGCTGAACCAGGCCTTCACGGAAGGAATCCTCGACCCGGCGGCTCTCACTCGCGCACGCACCGCCACACAGACGTCCCGAATTCCGCGTGAACCGGCCTCACCAGAAGGCGACGTTGGCAGCCGGGCTTTGCAGGAGCTGCGCGACGCCGAGGGAGATCGCTGA
- a CDS encoding type II toxin-antitoxin system VapC family toxin has protein sequence MSVIYLDTSAAIKLFKTETESEALERWLAQQGSLTVLTSDLTRTELRRALYACGAQPETLDEADGWLEDCALIQLKTATFDRAGHFPYAARLRSLDAIHCAAALSLGPAITAFVAYDKRLTEAAQDLGLPVSSPGAP, from the coding sequence ATGTCCGTGATCTACCTGGACACATCCGCGGCCATCAAACTGTTCAAGACCGAGACCGAGAGCGAAGCGCTCGAGCGCTGGCTGGCTCAGCAGGGTTCACTGACGGTACTCACCAGTGATCTCACCCGGACCGAACTCCGCAGGGCCCTGTACGCCTGTGGCGCACAGCCGGAAACGCTCGACGAGGCCGACGGCTGGCTCGAGGACTGCGCCCTCATCCAGCTCAAGACGGCGACGTTCGACCGTGCGGGGCATTTTCCCTACGCTGCACGGCTGCGGTCACTGGACGCCATCCACTGTGCAGCGGCCCTGAGCCTGGGGCCTGCCATCACCGCCTTCGTCGCCTATGACAAGCGCCTCACCGAAGCGGCCCAGGACCTCGGCCTCCCCGTCAGCAGCCCTGGCGCGCCCTGA
- a CDS encoding FadD3 family acyl-CoA ligase has translation MRGDLEWGTIPGLVRSAAERYGAREAVVDGRTRVSYAELGERVERAAAACIAAGVEPGDRVAVWAPNTLDWIVSALGAVSAGAVLVPLNTRFKGTEAAYVLARSRAKLLFITGTFLGTSYVASLRRAEVELPYLEQVVVLADSAPEDYRTWKDFLAGGDVVPASEVRARADAVASSAPSDIIFTSGTTGAPKGAVITHAQTLRCYAVWSELAGLREGDRYLIVNPFFHTFGYKAGIIACLMRGAVMIPQPVFNVDTVLANIASERISVLPGPPTLHQSLLDHPARGTHDLSALRLVVTGAAVVPLRLVERLRDELRIATVLTAYGLSEASGIVTMCRRGDPPSVIAATSGRAIPDTEVRVLSTGPGEPGEVLVRGHNVMRGYFEDPAETAEVLDADGWLHTGDVGVLDVAGNLRITDRIKDMFIVGGFNAYPAEIEQLLGLHPDIADIAVIGIPDPRLGEVGKAYAVRRRGSTLTADDLIAWSRREMANYKVPREVEFVPELPRNASGKVLKTELRARQGC, from the coding sequence ATGCGCGGCGACCTGGAGTGGGGCACGATCCCGGGGCTGGTACGGAGCGCGGCGGAACGGTACGGGGCGCGGGAGGCCGTCGTCGATGGCCGTACGCGCGTCTCGTACGCCGAACTCGGCGAGCGCGTCGAGCGGGCGGCGGCCGCGTGCATCGCGGCGGGGGTGGAGCCGGGCGACCGGGTCGCCGTCTGGGCGCCCAACACCCTCGACTGGATCGTCTCCGCGCTCGGCGCGGTGTCGGCGGGCGCGGTGCTCGTGCCCCTCAACACCCGCTTCAAGGGCACGGAGGCGGCGTACGTCCTCGCACGCTCCCGCGCGAAGCTGCTCTTCATCACCGGCACCTTCCTGGGTACGTCGTACGTGGCGTCCCTGCGCCGGGCCGAGGTGGAACTGCCCTACCTGGAACAGGTGGTGGTCCTTGCCGACAGCGCGCCCGAGGACTACCGGACGTGGAAGGACTTCCTGGCGGGCGGCGACGTGGTGCCGGCGTCGGAGGTACGGGCGCGGGCGGACGCGGTCGCCTCCTCCGCCCCCTCGGACATCATCTTCACCTCGGGCACGACGGGCGCGCCCAAGGGCGCCGTCATCACCCACGCGCAGACGCTGCGCTGCTATGCGGTCTGGTCGGAGCTCGCGGGGCTGCGGGAGGGCGACCGCTATCTGATCGTGAACCCCTTCTTCCACACCTTCGGCTACAAGGCGGGCATCATCGCCTGCCTGATGCGGGGCGCGGTGATGATCCCGCAGCCCGTCTTCAACGTGGACACGGTGCTGGCGAACATCGCATCGGAACGCATATCCGTCCTCCCGGGTCCCCCGACCCTGCACCAGTCACTCCTCGACCACCCCGCGCGCGGCACCCACGACCTGTCGGCGCTGCGCCTGGTCGTCACGGGCGCGGCGGTCGTCCCGCTGCGCCTCGTCGAACGCCTCCGCGACGAGCTCCGCATCGCGACCGTCCTCACGGCCTACGGCCTCTCCGAAGCCTCCGGCATCGTCACCATGTGCCGCCGCGGCGACCCTCCTTCGGTCATCGCCGCCACCTCGGGCCGCGCCATCCCGGACACCGAGGTCCGCGTCCTCTCCACGGGCCCCGGCGAACCGGGCGAGGTCCTGGTCCGCGGCCACAACGTGATGCGCGGCTACTTCGAGGACCCGGCCGAGACCGCCGAGGTCCTCGACGCGGACGGCTGGCTCCACACGGGCGACGTCGGCGTCCTCGACGTCGCGGGCAATCTGCGCATCACCGACCGCATCAAGGACATGTTCATCGTCGGCGGCTTCAACGCCTACCCCGCCGAGATCGAGCAACTCCTCGGCCTCCACCCCGACATCGCCGACATCGCCGTCATCGGCATCCCGGACCCCCGCCTGGGCGAGGTCGGCAAGGCGTACGCGGTCCGCCGCCGGGGCTCGACGCTCACGGCGGACGACCTGATCGCGTGGTCGCGCCGCGAGATGGCGAACTACAAGGTCCCGCGCGAGGTGGAGTTCGTGCCTGAACTTCCGCGCAACGCGAGCGGCAAGGTCCTGAAGACGGAGCTCAGGGCGCGCCAGGGCTGCTGA
- a CDS encoding lipid-transfer protein, with the protein MASLKDATAIAGIGQTPFAKHLPESEKTLACRAILAALDDAGIAPAEVDGFASYTMEETDEVEIAKAIGAGDVTFFSKVGYGGGGSCATVAHLAAAVATGQASVGVAWRSRKRGSGPRPWTNTAVQLPTPGQWTRPFGLLRPADEIGMLARRYMHEYGATRDHLFNVALACRNRANQNPAAIMYERPLTREMYMTSRWISEPLCLFDNCLETDGALACVIVSAERARDCRRRPVYVHSAAQGLPAQHHGMVNYWNDDPLTGPAWTAARQLWKTADFGPQDIDVAQIYDAFTPLIPLSLEGYGFCGRGEGAAYTEGGALEIGGRLPVNTGGGGLSEAYVHGFNLITEGVKQLRGTSTTQVPGAATCLVTAGEGVPTSAVLLRS; encoded by the coding sequence ATGGCGAGCCTCAAGGACGCAACAGCGATAGCCGGGATAGGACAGACCCCCTTCGCGAAACACCTCCCCGAATCCGAGAAGACCCTGGCCTGCCGGGCCATCCTCGCCGCGCTCGACGACGCGGGCATCGCACCCGCCGAGGTCGACGGCTTCGCGTCGTACACGATGGAGGAGACCGACGAGGTCGAGATCGCCAAGGCCATCGGCGCGGGTGACGTCACCTTCTTCAGCAAGGTCGGCTACGGGGGCGGCGGCTCGTGCGCGACCGTCGCCCATCTCGCCGCCGCCGTCGCGACCGGCCAGGCGAGCGTCGGCGTCGCGTGGCGCTCGCGCAAGCGCGGGTCGGGGCCGCGGCCCTGGACGAACACGGCCGTCCAGCTGCCCACCCCCGGGCAGTGGACCCGCCCCTTCGGGCTGCTGCGCCCCGCCGACGAGATCGGCATGCTGGCCCGCCGCTACATGCACGAGTACGGCGCCACCCGCGACCACCTCTTCAACGTGGCCCTCGCGTGCCGCAACCGCGCCAACCAGAACCCCGCCGCGATCATGTACGAGCGCCCGCTGACCCGCGAGATGTACATGACGTCGCGCTGGATCAGCGAGCCGCTCTGCCTCTTCGACAACTGCCTGGAGACGGACGGGGCGCTGGCCTGCGTGATCGTCTCCGCCGAGCGGGCCCGCGACTGCCGCCGCAGGCCCGTGTACGTGCACTCCGCCGCCCAGGGCCTGCCCGCCCAGCACCACGGCATGGTCAACTACTGGAACGACGACCCGCTCACCGGCCCCGCCTGGACCGCGGCCCGACAGCTGTGGAAGACCGCCGACTTCGGGCCCCAGGACATCGACGTCGCCCAGATCTACGACGCGTTCACACCCCTCATCCCGCTCTCCCTGGAGGGGTACGGCTTCTGCGGCCGCGGTGAGGGCGCCGCGTACACCGAGGGCGGCGCACTGGAGATCGGCGGCCGACTGCCCGTCAACACCGGTGGCGGCGGGCTCAGCGAGGCGTACGTCCACGGCTTCAACCTCATCACCGAGGGCGTGAAACAGCTCCGCGGCACCAGCACCACCCAGGTGCCCGGCGCCGCGACCTGCCTCGTGACGGCGGGCGAAGGCGTTCCCACATCGGCCGTACTGCTGAGGAGTTGA
- a CDS encoding Zn-ribbon domain-containing OB-fold protein: MLKPQVDEDGAPFWEYAAQGELRIQGCAGPGCGALRFPPRPCCPHCQSFDSEWRRMSGRGRIWSYVLPHPPLLPAYAEQAPYNAVVVELADAPHIRLVGNVVAAPDARLDSVDPARLRIGAAVRVAFTELPDGTTVPRWLLERA; this comes from the coding sequence ATGCTCAAGCCCCAGGTCGACGAGGACGGCGCCCCCTTCTGGGAGTACGCCGCCCAGGGCGAGCTGCGCATCCAGGGCTGCGCCGGCCCCGGCTGCGGCGCGCTGCGCTTCCCGCCGCGCCCCTGCTGCCCGCACTGCCAGTCCTTCGACAGCGAGTGGCGCCGGATGAGCGGACGCGGCCGCATCTGGTCGTACGTCCTCCCCCACCCGCCCCTCCTGCCCGCCTACGCCGAACAGGCCCCGTACAACGCGGTCGTCGTCGAACTCGCCGACGCGCCCCACATCCGGCTCGTGGGGAACGTGGTCGCCGCGCCCGACGCCCGGCTCGACTCGGTCGATCCGGCGCGGCTTCGCATCGGTGCCGCGGTGCGCGTGGCGTTCACCGAGCTCCCGGACGGGACGACCGTGCCGCGCTGGCTGCTGGAGCGCGCATGA
- a CDS encoding enoyl-CoA hydratase/isomerase family protein, whose protein sequence is MSIRVETDKDTGVAVVTLDRPARHNAIDLAMAEELGRVWRAFRYDDSVRAAVVTGAGARAFCTGIDRGAEVPQPSSPYTIDDPLLTIGPKANDLWKPVVAAVRGLACGGAFYLLGEAEFVIAAEDAEFFDPHTTYGMVSAYESVYMAMRMPFGEVARMALMGTAERVSARRAYETGLVSEVTPPGDEVAAAVRCAAVVASYPTEAVQGTVRALWSAKEAARAQALAHAPHLIALGNLPPEQQAGLFANGRGGGGGGYRVR, encoded by the coding sequence ATGAGCATCCGCGTCGAGACGGACAAGGACACCGGCGTCGCCGTCGTCACCCTCGACCGGCCCGCCAGGCACAACGCGATCGATCTGGCGATGGCGGAGGAACTGGGCCGCGTCTGGCGGGCGTTCCGGTACGACGACTCGGTGCGCGCCGCCGTCGTGACGGGCGCGGGGGCACGGGCCTTCTGCACCGGCATCGACCGCGGCGCCGAGGTGCCCCAGCCGTCGTCCCCGTACACGATCGACGATCCGCTGCTCACGATCGGGCCGAAGGCGAACGATCTGTGGAAGCCCGTCGTCGCGGCGGTCCGCGGACTGGCGTGCGGCGGGGCGTTCTACCTGCTGGGCGAGGCGGAGTTCGTGATCGCCGCCGAGGACGCGGAGTTCTTCGATCCGCATACAACGTACGGCATGGTCAGCGCGTACGAGTCCGTGTACATGGCGATGCGGATGCCGTTCGGGGAGGTGGCCCGGATGGCGCTGATGGGCACCGCCGAGCGGGTCTCGGCCCGGCGGGCGTACGAGACCGGCCTGGTCAGCGAGGTGACACCGCCCGGTGACGAGGTGGCCGCCGCGGTGCGCTGCGCCGCCGTCGTCGCCTCGTACCCGACGGAGGCCGTCCAGGGGACGGTGCGGGCGCTCTGGTCGGCCAAGGAGGCGGCCCGGGCGCAGGCACTGGCCCACGCCCCGCACCTGATCGCGCTCGGCAACCTGCCGCCGGAGCAGCAGGCCGGGCTCTTCGCGAACGGGCGGGGCGGGGGCGGGGGCGGGTACCGCGTGCGTTAG
- a CDS encoding class I SAM-dependent methyltransferase — MTAHTPAELFASTAPYYAKHRPGYDPDLYTLLADRFRLDGTQRVLDLGTGTGVLALPLAALVGHVIAVDPEPGMLEEGRKLAAERGITNIDWLRGDSTTLPGMDIGPVLLTVMGAAYHWMDRDQVLCDLDRIVQPGGAVVLASGGAPGDLEPAPWLDVITEIRTRYLGPERRAGSGTYTHPKERHQQVLERSPFSHVETARWDRPLTRTVDDVIGYVFSLSYSSPAQLGDKKDAFERDLREVLLAFSPEGRFDEIIRTEAIIATRP, encoded by the coding sequence ATGACCGCCCACACGCCCGCCGAGCTCTTCGCCTCCACGGCCCCCTACTACGCCAAACACCGGCCCGGCTACGACCCGGACCTTTACACCTTGCTCGCCGACCGGTTCCGTCTCGACGGCACCCAGCGCGTCCTGGACCTGGGCACCGGCACCGGGGTCCTGGCCCTGCCCCTTGCCGCGCTGGTCGGCCACGTGATCGCCGTCGACCCCGAGCCCGGCATGCTCGAAGAGGGCCGCAAACTCGCCGCCGAACGCGGCATCACCAACATCGACTGGCTCCGCGGCGACTCCACCACTCTTCCCGGCATGGACATCGGTCCCGTGCTGCTGACCGTCATGGGCGCCGCCTATCACTGGATGGACCGCGACCAGGTCCTGTGCGACCTCGACCGCATCGTTCAGCCCGGCGGCGCGGTCGTCCTCGCCTCCGGCGGAGCCCCCGGCGACCTGGAGCCCGCACCCTGGCTGGACGTGATCACCGAGATCCGCACCCGCTACCTGGGCCCCGAACGGCGGGCCGGCTCCGGCACCTACACCCACCCCAAGGAACGCCACCAGCAAGTCCTTGAGCGCTCCCCGTTCTCCCACGTCGAAACCGCCCGCTGGGACCGGCCCCTAACCCGCACCGTCGACGATGTAATCGGCTACGTCTTCAGCCTCTCCTACTCCAGCCCAGCCCAACTCGGCGACAAGAAGGACGCCTTCGAACGCGACCTGCGCGAGGTCCTGCTCGCCTTCAGCCCCGAAGGCCGCTTCGACGAGATCATCCGCACCGAAGCGATCATCGCTACCCGCCCCTGA
- a CDS encoding phytanoyl-CoA dioxygenase family protein encodes MSPAPADPPDPEVLAAFERDSFVILRDVISPDWREQAAEAATRLLASRRTAGRDRSVDGKDGFRGIVAMDDTFLPLVADPKVLPTVVALLGSTNLYLMSSNLIYMPSIPPGAPRSIRIPSRHGWHRDMVAATRDLGIATVPRLSIKAAYFLSDITPDAGLTMFVPGSHTDTGPVTLAPGAIDPPGAITPDLGPLDVVLFENRTWHAGGLNTSGRPRLAVMMQYGYRWLAPIDDLAPGLLDRDDLTDVERQLLGRPDRNPDGSIAHEGAEAWPLREWWQHLTQAQPRF; translated from the coding sequence ATGAGCCCCGCGCCCGCAGACCCGCCCGACCCCGAGGTGCTGGCCGCCTTCGAGCGCGACAGCTTCGTGATCCTCCGCGACGTGATCAGTCCTGACTGGCGCGAGCAAGCCGCCGAGGCGGCCACCCGGCTGCTGGCCTCCCGCCGGACGGCGGGCAGGGACCGCAGCGTGGACGGCAAGGACGGCTTCCGCGGCATCGTCGCCATGGACGACACCTTCCTTCCGCTGGTCGCCGACCCGAAGGTGCTGCCCACCGTCGTCGCCCTGCTCGGCAGCACGAACCTGTACCTGATGTCCAGCAATCTGATCTACATGCCGTCCATTCCGCCAGGCGCCCCGCGCAGCATCCGCATCCCTTCGCGGCACGGCTGGCACCGGGACATGGTCGCCGCCACCCGCGACCTGGGGATCGCCACCGTCCCCAGGCTGTCGATCAAGGCCGCCTACTTCCTCAGCGACATCACCCCGGACGCTGGGCTCACCATGTTTGTCCCCGGCAGTCACACCGACACCGGCCCCGTCACCCTGGCGCCGGGAGCGATCGACCCGCCCGGAGCGATCACGCCCGACCTGGGCCCCCTGGACGTGGTGCTGTTCGAGAACCGCACCTGGCACGCGGGCGGCCTGAACACCTCCGGCCGACCCCGCCTGGCGGTGATGATGCAGTACGGCTACCGCTGGCTCGCCCCGATCGACGATCTCGCCCCCGGCCTGCTGGACCGCGACGACCTCACGGACGTCGAACGGCAACTGCTGGGCCGGCCGGACCGCAACCCGGACGGCTCCATCGCCCACGAAGGCGCCGAAGCCTGGCCACTGCGCGAATGGTGGCAGCACCTCACTCAGGCCCAGCCTCGTTTCTGA